A single window of Mycolicibacterium aurum DNA harbors:
- a CDS encoding DUF427 domain-containing protein, with amino-acid sequence MTDRPILEPTPAHPITVTPTGRHVVVRVNGAVVAETDAALTLQESTYPAVQYIPLADVVADRLRPSDTETYCPYKGEAGYYDLIVDGVTVADAIWTYRTPYPAVAQIAGHVAFYPDKADVTVDA; translated from the coding sequence ATGACCGATCGACCCATCCTCGAGCCCACCCCGGCCCACCCGATCACCGTCACCCCGACCGGTAGACATGTCGTGGTCCGGGTCAACGGAGCCGTGGTCGCCGAAACCGATGCCGCCCTCACGCTTCAGGAGTCGACCTACCCCGCGGTGCAGTACATCCCGCTGGCCGATGTGGTGGCCGACAGGCTGCGGCCCAGCGACACCGAAACCTACTGCCCGTACAAGGGCGAGGCCGGCTACTACGACCTGATCGTCGACGGGGTGACCGTCGCCGACGCCATCTGGACCTACCGGACTCCGTATCCGGCCGTCGCGCAGATCGCGGGTCATGTCGCCTTCTATCCGGACAAGGCGGACGTCACCGTCGACGCCTAG
- the gltB gene encoding glutamate synthase large subunit, translating to MTPSRQGLYNPAFEHDACGVAMVADIHGRRSRDIVEKAITALLNLEHRGAQGAEPNTGDGAGILLQVPDEFLRAVVDFDLPEPGSYATGIAFLPQSAKDAAAACESVEKIAEAEGLQVLGWRDVPTDDSSLGALARDAMPTFRQVFLGGARDMDLERRAFVVRKRAEHELGTKGPGQDGPGRETVYFPSLSGQTFVYKGMLTTPQLKAFYLDLQDDRLMSAVGIVHSRFSTNTFPSWPLAHPFRRVAHNGEINTVTGNENWMRAREALINTDAFGGQDLDKVVPICTPGASDTARFDEVLELLHLGGRSLPHAVLMMIPEAWERHESMDPAQRAFYQYHSSLMEPWDGPAAVCFTDGTVIGAVLDRNGLRPSRIWVTSDGLVVMASEAGVLDLDPSTVVKKMRLQPGRMFLVDTAQGRIVDDEEIKAQLAAERPYQEWLDAGLFHLDELPQGDYVRMPHHRVVLRQQIFGFTYEELNLLVAPMARTGAEALGSMGTDTPIAVLSARPRMLYDYFQQLFAQVTNPPLDAIREEVVTSLQGTVGPEGDLLNPDAESCRQITLSNPILRNAELSKLMCVDPDHEIRGHKHGMRAAVIRCLYPVNRGGQGLKEALDNVRAKVSSAIRDGARIIVLSDRESNEQMAPIPSLLSVAAVHHHLVRDRTRTKVGLVVEAGDAREVHHMAALVGFGAAAINPYMAFESIEDMVDRGVIPDISSDQAKANYVKAAGKGVLKVMSKMGISTLASYTGAQLFQAIGISQQVLDEYFTGLSCPVGGIDLDDIADDIATRHALAYLDRPDEWAHRELEVGGEYQWRREGEYHLFNPDTVFKLQHSTRTGQYSIFKEYTQLIDDQSERMASLRGLLKFREGERTPVPIDEVEPASEIVKRFSTGAMSYGSISAEAHETLAIAMNRLGGRSNSGEGGENVNRFEYDENGDWRRSAIKQVASGRFGVTSHYLTNCTDIQIKMAQGAKPGEGGQLPGHKVYPWVAEVRHSTPGVGLISPPPHHDIYSIEDLAQLIHDLKNANPQARVHVKLVSENGVGTVAAGVSKAHADVVLISGHDGGTGATPLTSMKHAGAPWELGLAETQQTLLLNGLRDRIVVQVDGQLKTGRDVVVAALLGAEEFGFATAPLVVTGCIMMRVCHLDTCPVGVATQNPLLRQRFNGKPEFVENFFLFIAEEVRELMAQLGFRTVNEMVGQVGALDTTQAAEHWKAHKLDLAPVLHEPESAFMNQDLYCSSRQDHGLDKALDQQLIAQSREAIDQGTPVRFSTTIANVNRTVGTMLGHEVTKIYGGQGLPDGTIDITFEGSAGNSFGAFVPQGITLRVYGDANDYVGKGLSGGRVVVRPSDNAPKDYVAEDNIIAGNVVLFGATSGQMFLRGQVGERFAVRNSGAHAVVEGVGDHGCEYMTGGRVVILGPTGRNFAAGMSGGIGYVYDPHNALQHNLNAEMVEIEDMGGVESEDAQFVHDIVTAHVDATDSAVGQRILADWSTELGHFRKVMPRDFKRVLEAIAQAERNGENVDEAIMAAANA from the coding sequence ATGACGCCCAGTCGTCAAGGGCTGTACAACCCCGCGTTCGAGCACGACGCGTGTGGCGTGGCCATGGTGGCCGATATCCACGGCCGACGAAGCCGAGACATCGTCGAGAAGGCCATCACGGCCCTGCTGAACCTCGAGCACCGCGGCGCCCAGGGTGCCGAGCCGAACACCGGCGACGGTGCGGGCATCCTGCTGCAGGTTCCCGACGAGTTCCTCCGGGCCGTGGTCGACTTCGACCTGCCCGAGCCTGGCAGTTATGCCACGGGCATCGCATTCCTGCCGCAGTCGGCCAAGGATGCGGCCGCCGCGTGTGAGTCCGTCGAGAAGATCGCCGAAGCCGAGGGCCTGCAGGTGCTCGGCTGGCGGGACGTGCCGACCGACGATTCGTCGCTCGGAGCGCTGGCACGCGATGCGATGCCGACGTTCCGGCAGGTGTTCCTCGGCGGGGCGCGCGACATGGACCTGGAACGGCGTGCCTTCGTGGTGCGCAAGCGGGCCGAGCACGAGCTCGGCACCAAGGGGCCCGGCCAGGACGGACCGGGCCGCGAGACGGTGTACTTCCCCAGCCTCTCCGGACAGACGTTCGTCTACAAGGGCATGCTCACCACGCCTCAGCTCAAGGCCTTCTACCTGGATCTGCAGGACGACCGGCTGATGAGCGCCGTGGGCATCGTGCACTCCCGGTTCTCCACCAACACGTTCCCGTCGTGGCCGCTGGCGCACCCGTTCCGCCGCGTCGCGCACAACGGCGAGATCAACACGGTCACCGGCAACGAGAACTGGATGCGGGCGCGCGAAGCGCTGATCAACACTGACGCCTTCGGTGGCCAGGACCTCGACAAGGTCGTGCCCATCTGTACCCCCGGCGCGTCGGACACGGCCCGCTTCGACGAGGTGCTCGAGCTGCTGCACCTGGGTGGCCGCAGCCTGCCGCACGCCGTGCTGATGATGATCCCGGAAGCCTGGGAGCGTCACGAGTCGATGGACCCCGCCCAACGGGCGTTCTACCAGTACCACTCGTCGCTGATGGAGCCGTGGGACGGCCCGGCGGCAGTCTGCTTCACCGACGGCACGGTGATCGGCGCGGTGCTCGACCGCAACGGCCTGCGCCCCTCCCGGATCTGGGTGACCAGCGACGGGCTGGTGGTGATGGCGTCGGAGGCGGGTGTCCTGGACCTGGATCCGAGCACCGTCGTCAAGAAGATGCGGCTGCAGCCCGGGCGCATGTTCCTGGTGGACACCGCGCAGGGCCGCATCGTCGACGACGAGGAGATCAAGGCCCAGCTCGCCGCCGAGCGGCCGTACCAGGAATGGCTCGACGCCGGGCTGTTCCACCTCGACGAGCTGCCCCAGGGTGACTACGTGCGCATGCCCCACCATCGCGTGGTCCTGCGCCAGCAGATCTTCGGCTTCACCTACGAGGAGCTCAACCTGCTGGTGGCGCCGATGGCGCGGACCGGTGCCGAGGCGCTCGGCTCCATGGGTACCGACACCCCCATCGCAGTGCTGTCGGCGCGGCCGCGGATGCTTTACGACTACTTCCAGCAGCTGTTCGCCCAGGTCACCAACCCGCCGCTGGACGCCATCCGCGAAGAGGTGGTCACCAGCCTGCAGGGCACCGTGGGCCCGGAGGGTGACCTGCTGAATCCCGACGCCGAGTCGTGTCGCCAGATCACGCTGTCCAACCCGATTCTGCGCAACGCCGAGCTGTCCAAGCTGATGTGCGTCGACCCCGACCACGAGATCCGCGGGCACAAGCACGGGATGCGCGCGGCCGTGATCCGCTGCCTGTACCCGGTCAACCGCGGCGGCCAAGGCCTCAAGGAAGCACTCGACAACGTGCGCGCGAAGGTGTCGTCCGCGATCCGCGACGGTGCCCGCATCATCGTGCTGTCCGACCGCGAGTCCAACGAACAGATGGCGCCGATCCCGTCGCTGCTGTCCGTCGCGGCCGTGCACCATCACCTGGTCCGCGACCGCACCCGCACCAAGGTCGGGCTCGTCGTCGAGGCCGGTGACGCCCGCGAGGTGCACCACATGGCCGCGCTGGTCGGCTTCGGCGCCGCCGCGATCAACCCGTACATGGCATTCGAGTCCATCGAGGACATGGTGGACAGGGGCGTGATCCCCGACATCAGTAGCGACCAGGCCAAGGCCAACTACGTCAAGGCCGCCGGCAAGGGTGTGCTGAAGGTGATGTCGAAGATGGGCATCTCCACGCTGGCGTCCTACACGGGTGCCCAGCTGTTCCAGGCCATCGGGATCAGCCAGCAGGTGCTCGACGAATACTTCACCGGCCTGTCCTGCCCCGTCGGAGGCATCGACCTCGACGACATCGCCGACGACATCGCCACCCGGCATGCGCTGGCCTACCTGGACCGCCCCGACGAGTGGGCGCACCGCGAGCTCGAGGTGGGCGGCGAGTACCAGTGGCGCCGCGAGGGCGAATACCACCTGTTCAACCCGGACACGGTGTTCAAGCTGCAGCATTCGACCCGCACCGGGCAGTACTCGATCTTCAAGGAGTACACGCAGCTGATCGACGACCAGAGCGAACGCATGGCGTCGCTGCGCGGGCTGCTGAAGTTCCGTGAGGGCGAGCGCACCCCGGTGCCGATCGACGAGGTGGAGCCGGCTAGCGAGATCGTCAAGCGGTTCTCGACCGGTGCGATGAGCTACGGCTCGATCTCTGCCGAGGCTCACGAAACCCTGGCCATCGCGATGAACCGCCTTGGTGGCCGGTCGAATTCAGGTGAGGGCGGCGAGAACGTCAACCGCTTCGAGTACGACGAGAACGGTGACTGGCGCCGCAGTGCCATCAAACAGGTGGCGTCGGGTCGCTTCGGCGTCACCTCGCACTACCTCACCAACTGCACCGACATCCAGATCAAAATGGCGCAGGGCGCGAAACCCGGTGAGGGAGGCCAGCTTCCGGGGCACAAGGTGTACCCGTGGGTCGCCGAGGTCCGGCACTCCACGCCCGGTGTCGGCCTGATCTCGCCGCCACCGCACCACGACATCTATTCGATCGAGGATCTGGCGCAGCTGATCCACGATCTGAAGAACGCCAACCCGCAGGCGCGGGTGCACGTGAAGCTGGTGTCCGAGAACGGGGTCGGGACGGTTGCGGCCGGTGTCTCCAAGGCGCACGCCGACGTGGTGCTGATCTCCGGTCACGACGGTGGCACCGGTGCGACCCCGCTGACTTCGATGAAGCACGCCGGCGCGCCGTGGGAACTGGGCCTGGCCGAGACTCAGCAGACGCTGCTGCTCAACGGATTGCGGGACCGGATCGTCGTGCAGGTCGACGGTCAGCTCAAGACGGGCCGCGACGTGGTGGTCGCCGCGTTGCTGGGCGCCGAGGAGTTCGGCTTCGCGACGGCGCCGCTGGTGGTGACCGGCTGCATCATGATGCGGGTCTGCCACCTGGACACCTGCCCCGTGGGCGTGGCCACCCAGAACCCGTTGCTGCGTCAGCGATTCAACGGTAAGCCGGAGTTCGTCGAGAACTTCTTCCTCTTCATCGCCGAGGAGGTGCGCGAGCTGATGGCGCAGTTGGGCTTCCGCACCGTCAACGAGATGGTGGGGCAGGTCGGGGCGCTGGACACCACGCAGGCCGCCGAGCACTGGAAGGCCCACAAGCTGGACCTGGCGCCGGTGCTGCACGAGCCCGAGTCGGCGTTCATGAACCAGGACCTGTACTGCAGCTCGCGTCAGGACCACGGTCTGGACAAGGCGCTCGACCAGCAGCTGATCGCACAGAGCCGCGAGGCCATCGATCAGGGAACCCCGGTGCGGTTCTCCACGACTATCGCCAACGTCAACCGCACCGTCGGCACGATGCTCGGCCACGAAGTAACGAAGATCTACGGCGGCCAAGGCCTTCCGGACGGGACCATCGACATCACCTTCGAAGGCTCGGCGGGCAACAGCTTCGGCGCCTTCGTTCCGCAGGGCATCACGCTGCGGGTGTACGGCGATGCCAACGACTACGTCGGCAAGGGTCTGTCCGGCGGCCGGGTGGTCGTGCGGCCGTCCGACAACGCGCCGAAAGATTATGTGGCAGAAGACAACATCATCGCCGGAAACGTGGTGCTGTTCGGCGCCACCAGCGGCCAGATGTTCCTGCGCGGCCAGGTGGGTGAGCGGTTCGCGGTGCGTAACTCCGGTGCCCATGCGGTGGTGGAGGGCGTCGGTGATCACGGCTGCGAATACATGACCGGTGGCCGCGTCGTCATCCTCGGCCCGACGGGCCGCAACTTCGCGGCAGGCATGTCGGGTGGCATCGGGTACGTGTACGACCCGCACAACGCGCTGCAGCACAACCTCAACGCCGAGATGGTGGAGATCGAGGACATGGGCGGCGTCGAGTCCGAAGACGCCCAGTTCGTCCACGACATCGTGACGGCGCATGTCGACGCCACCGATTCGGCAGTGGGTCAACGCATCCTGGCCGACTGGAGCACCGAGTTGGGTCATTTCAGGAAGGTCATGCCGCGCGACTTCAAGCGAGTGCTGGAAGCGATCGCCCAGGCAGAGCGCAACGGAGAGAATGTGGACGAAGCGATCATGGCGGCCGCGAATGCCTGA
- the aqpZ gene encoding aquaporin Z translates to MRTPTMPHRLAAEFIGTFWLVFGGCGSAVFAAKYLADDGVSLGIGFLGVSLAFGLTVLTGVYAFGTISGGHFNPAVTLGAALARRVEWKAVPAYWVTQVIGGLVAGAAIYLIARGREGWTATGNMAANGFGDHSPGGFTLVAVLVAEVLLTFIFLLVILGSTDDRAPKGFAGLSIGLSLTLIHLISIPISNTSVNPARSTGVAFFNGDGAPAQLWVFWVAPLVGAAIAGIAYPYLFGTAEELADRPVRDDALPGGSAES, encoded by the coding sequence ATGCGTACACCCACCATGCCGCACCGCTTGGCGGCAGAGTTCATCGGAACGTTCTGGCTGGTCTTCGGTGGTTGCGGCAGCGCCGTGTTCGCCGCCAAGTATCTGGCCGACGACGGGGTCTCCCTCGGCATCGGTTTTCTCGGGGTGTCGCTGGCGTTCGGCTTGACCGTCCTGACGGGCGTCTACGCGTTCGGCACCATCTCCGGCGGTCACTTCAATCCCGCGGTGACACTCGGTGCCGCGCTCGCGCGACGCGTCGAATGGAAGGCAGTCCCGGCGTACTGGGTCACCCAGGTCATCGGGGGTCTGGTCGCCGGTGCCGCGATCTACCTGATCGCCCGGGGGCGTGAGGGGTGGACAGCCACCGGGAACATGGCCGCCAACGGGTTCGGGGACCACTCACCGGGCGGTTTCACCCTGGTCGCGGTGCTGGTCGCCGAAGTGCTGCTGACCTTCATTTTCCTGTTGGTCATCCTCGGGTCCACCGATGACCGCGCGCCGAAGGGCTTCGCCGGGCTGTCCATCGGTCTCAGCCTGACGCTGATCCACCTGATCTCGATCCCGATCTCGAACACATCGGTGAACCCGGCGCGCTCCACTGGCGTGGCGTTCTTCAACGGCGACGGTGCCCCGGCCCAGTTGTGGGTGTTCTGGGTGGCGCCGCTGGTGGGCGCGGCCATCGCAGGCATCGCCTACCCGTATCTGTTCGGCACCGCCGAGGAGCTCGCCGACCGTCCGGTGCGGGACGACGCGCTCCCCGGCGGCAGTGCCGAATCGTGA
- a CDS encoding PaaI family thioesterase produces MPYPLNTPLGRFGIDTFEDSRDRCVTSIPVHGLHNPLTGLPTVAPLAMLVDHAGGLINHARRGPREWTVSSELSLEVAPEAGEVIAASPDLDVVAVAHPLGRKGIASLGQCELSVGDEVIATATVRSFYIAAPADLTAWPDGPAGSLPGTGLGALMSVEVGESGGAASVLVQKDDPVLNNSVGAVHGGVSSMGLELVGSAVVNRDLSAPPYRTASLRVNFLRPFHGGGEAHYRGTTAHVGRSSGVAEVQAVGRDGRVALLARLTAYR; encoded by the coding sequence GTGCCATACCCGCTCAACACACCGCTGGGCCGCTTCGGAATCGACACGTTCGAGGACAGCAGGGATCGCTGTGTCACGTCCATCCCGGTCCACGGACTGCACAATCCGCTGACCGGCCTGCCGACCGTCGCACCGCTGGCGATGCTCGTCGACCACGCGGGTGGCCTGATCAACCACGCTCGCCGGGGGCCCCGGGAATGGACGGTGTCCAGTGAGCTGTCCCTTGAGGTGGCGCCCGAGGCCGGCGAGGTCATCGCCGCGTCGCCCGACCTCGACGTCGTCGCCGTCGCGCACCCTCTGGGCCGCAAAGGCATCGCATCACTGGGACAGTGTGAACTGAGCGTGGGCGACGAAGTGATCGCGACCGCGACCGTCCGCTCCTTCTACATCGCCGCCCCGGCGGACTTGACGGCATGGCCGGACGGGCCCGCCGGCTCGCTGCCGGGGACCGGACTCGGCGCTCTGATGTCGGTCGAGGTCGGCGAAAGTGGTGGCGCCGCTTCGGTATTGGTGCAGAAGGACGATCCGGTGCTCAACAACAGCGTGGGTGCCGTGCACGGCGGAGTGTCCTCGATGGGCCTGGAACTGGTGGGTTCTGCTGTAGTGAACCGGGACCTCTCCGCCCCGCCCTATCGCACCGCGTCACTGCGGGTGAACTTCCTGCGCCCGTTCCACGGCGGCGGCGAGGCGCATTACCGCGGCACAACCGCGCACGTGGGGCGCAGCAGCGGTGTCGCAGAGGTCCAGGCCGTGGGCCGCGATGGCCGAGTGGCGCTTCTGGCCCGGCTGACCGCCTACCGGTGA
- a CDS encoding DNA-3-methyladenine glycosylase family protein, with protein sequence MRTTASVVFAGPAGPGHTLSPLRRGRGDPCYHDAADGSIWRTSLMRSGPVTARISRSAPGTTDERSREESTTVDCEAWGPGAPEFTEALPALLGADDDASGFDPQNPTIAAARRKVPHLRLGRTGRVLEALMPAVLEQRVVGKDAFRAWRTLVTRYGAPAPGPAPAHMRVPPTPEAWRRIPSWEFHRANVDPGRARTMLGCAQRADALERLVTRSPEAARAAMMSLPGVGIWTAAETAQRAFGDADALSIGDYHLAKVVGWTLLGHPIDDPQMVELLEPLRPHRHRAVRLLEVSGMTVNPRFGPRLAIPHLADL encoded by the coding sequence ATGCGCACGACGGCCAGTGTGGTGTTCGCCGGGCCTGCCGGTCCCGGACACACGCTGTCTCCACTGCGTCGGGGCAGAGGAGATCCCTGCTACCACGACGCCGCTGACGGCTCGATCTGGCGCACCAGCCTGATGCGCAGCGGACCTGTCACCGCGCGGATCAGCCGCAGCGCCCCGGGAACCACCGACGAGCGCTCGCGCGAGGAGTCGACAACCGTGGACTGCGAAGCGTGGGGGCCGGGCGCTCCGGAATTCACCGAGGCGCTGCCCGCGCTGCTCGGCGCCGACGACGACGCGTCCGGATTCGATCCACAGAACCCGACGATCGCCGCCGCCCGCCGGAAGGTTCCACACCTGCGCCTGGGCCGGACCGGCCGGGTGCTGGAGGCGCTGATGCCCGCGGTGCTCGAACAGCGCGTGGTGGGCAAGGACGCGTTCCGCGCCTGGCGCACGCTGGTGACCAGGTACGGGGCCCCCGCCCCCGGCCCGGCGCCCGCACACATGCGGGTGCCCCCGACTCCGGAGGCCTGGCGACGGATCCCATCGTGGGAGTTCCACCGCGCCAATGTCGATCCCGGCCGGGCGCGGACGATGCTGGGCTGCGCCCAACGCGCGGACGCCCTCGAGCGCCTCGTCACCCGGTCCCCGGAAGCGGCACGCGCCGCGATGATGTCGCTGCCGGGGGTGGGGATCTGGACCGCCGCCGAAACCGCCCAACGCGCCTTCGGTGACGCCGACGCGCTGTCGATCGGCGACTATCACCTCGCCAAGGTGGTCGGCTGGACCTTGCTCGGCCATCCCATCGACGACCCGCAGATGGTCGAACTGCTGGAGCCGCTGCGTCCACACCGGCACCGGGCCGTACGGCTGCTCGAAGTCAGCGGGATGACGGTGAATCCCCGCTTCGGACCGCGGTTGGCCATCCCGCACCTCGCCGATCTGTGA
- a CDS encoding Dps family protein, with protein sequence MTAFTVPGLSDKQGAEVAELLQKALSRYNDLHLTLKHVHWNVVGPNFIGVHEMIDPQVELVRGYADEAAERIAALGKSPLGTPGAIINDRTWDDYSVNRDTVQAHLAALDLVYVGVIEDTRKSIERIGELDPVSEDMLIGHAAELEKFQWFVRAHLENSGGELVNAGTSTEKSAASKAKKDS encoded by the coding sequence ATGACTGCGTTCACCGTTCCCGGGCTCTCTGACAAGCAGGGCGCCGAAGTCGCCGAGCTGCTGCAGAAGGCGCTCAGCAGGTACAACGACCTGCATCTCACCCTCAAGCACGTGCATTGGAATGTGGTGGGGCCCAACTTCATCGGGGTCCACGAGATGATCGACCCGCAGGTCGAACTCGTCCGCGGGTACGCCGACGAGGCCGCCGAGCGCATTGCGGCGCTGGGCAAGTCGCCGCTGGGAACCCCCGGCGCCATCATCAACGACCGCACGTGGGATGACTACTCGGTCAACCGCGACACCGTCCAGGCGCACCTGGCCGCGCTGGACCTGGTCTACGTCGGCGTGATCGAAGACACCCGCAAGAGCATCGAGCGCATCGGCGAACTGGACCCGGTGTCGGAGGACATGCTGATCGGGCATGCCGCCGAGCTGGAGAAGTTCCAGTGGTTCGTCCGTGCCCACCTGGAGAACTCCGGTGGCGAGCTCGTCAACGCGGGGACGTCCACGGAGAAGTCCGCCGCCTCGAAGGCCAAGAAGGACTCCTAG
- a CDS encoding glutamate synthase subunit beta, with product MPDPRGFLKNTHRETPARRPVDLRLRDWKEVYEEFSHDTLKAQASRCMDCGIPFCHNGCPLGNLIPEWNDLVRTGRWRDAIERLHATNNFPEFTGRLCPAPCEGSCVLGINQDPVTIKQVEVEIIDNAFAEGWVVPLPPTKLTGKKVAVVGSGPAGLAAAQQLTRAGHSVTVFERDDRIGGLLRYGIPEFKMEKRHIDRRLDQMRAEGTEFRTGVNVGVDITAAQLRSDFDAVVLSGGATARRDLPIPGRELDGIHQAMEFLPWANRVQLGDKVTDDDGQPPITAKGKKVIIIGGGDTGADCLGTSHRQGAASVYQFEIMPRPPETRADSTPWPTYPLMYRVTSAHEEGGERVYSVNTEEFVGEDGRVKALRGYEVEMKAGKFEKVEDSDFEMDAELVLLAMGFTGPEREGLLTDLGVEFNERGNVGRDAAFATSVPGVYVAGDMGRGQSLIVWAIAEGRAAAAAVDKYLMGNSALPAPIKPTAAPQR from the coding sequence ATGCCTGACCCACGCGGATTTCTGAAGAACACCCATCGCGAGACCCCTGCGCGTCGGCCGGTTGATCTGCGCCTTCGTGACTGGAAAGAGGTCTACGAGGAGTTCTCCCACGACACGCTCAAGGCTCAGGCGAGCCGCTGCATGGACTGTGGGATCCCGTTCTGCCACAACGGTTGTCCGCTGGGCAACCTGATCCCTGAGTGGAATGACCTGGTGCGTACCGGGCGGTGGCGCGATGCGATCGAGCGACTGCACGCCACCAACAACTTTCCCGAGTTCACCGGCCGGCTGTGCCCGGCGCCCTGCGAGGGTTCGTGTGTGCTGGGCATCAACCAGGATCCGGTGACCATCAAGCAGGTCGAGGTCGAGATCATCGACAACGCCTTCGCCGAGGGCTGGGTGGTGCCGCTGCCCCCGACCAAGCTGACCGGCAAGAAGGTCGCGGTCGTCGGCTCGGGTCCGGCGGGGCTGGCCGCGGCGCAGCAGCTCACCCGTGCCGGGCACTCCGTGACGGTGTTCGAGCGCGACGACCGCATCGGCGGCCTGCTGCGTTACGGAATTCCGGAGTTCAAGATGGAGAAGCGCCACATCGACCGGCGTCTGGACCAGATGCGGGCCGAGGGCACCGAATTCCGCACCGGCGTGAACGTCGGGGTGGACATCACCGCCGCGCAGCTGCGGTCCGACTTCGACGCCGTAGTGCTCTCCGGTGGCGCGACCGCGCGCCGGGATCTGCCCATCCCCGGACGCGAGCTCGACGGTATCCACCAGGCCATGGAGTTCTTGCCGTGGGCCAACCGGGTGCAACTGGGTGACAAGGTCACCGACGACGACGGTCAGCCGCCGATCACCGCGAAGGGCAAGAAGGTCATCATCATCGGCGGTGGCGACACCGGTGCCGACTGCCTCGGCACGTCGCATCGCCAGGGCGCGGCCAGCGTGTACCAGTTCGAGATCATGCCGCGACCGCCTGAGACGCGTGCCGACTCGACGCCGTGGCCCACCTACCCGTTGATGTACCGCGTCACCTCGGCACACGAGGAGGGTGGCGAGCGCGTCTACTCGGTGAACACCGAGGAGTTCGTGGGCGAGGACGGCCGGGTCAAGGCTCTGCGTGGCTACGAAGTCGAGATGAAGGCCGGAAAGTTCGAGAAGGTCGAGGACTCCGACTTCGAGATGGACGCCGAGCTGGTGCTGCTGGCGATGGGCTTCACCGGGCCCGAGCGCGAGGGGCTGCTGACGGATCTCGGCGTCGAGTTCAACGAGCGCGGCAACGTCGGACGGGATGCGGCCTTCGCGACCTCGGTACCCGGTGTGTACGTCGCCGGCGACATGGGCCGCGGGCAGTCGCTGATCGTCTGGGCGATCGCCGAGGGACGCGCTGCTGCGGCGGCTGTGGACAAGTACCTGATGGGTAACTCGGCGCTGCCCGCTCCGATCAAGCCCACGGCGGCGCCTCAGCGGTAG
- a CDS encoding NAD(P)/FAD-dependent oxidoreductase yields MPTQAPLNGYVSHWFDELPITRAPLPGSRDADVCIVGAGYTGLWTAYYLKRADPSLRIVILEARFAGYGASGRNGGWLSGLVPGDRERMAQQYGRDGVVAWQRALNDAVDEVIEVAGREGIEAGIVKGGTLEVARNPAQATRLAAAMAAEQRWQIDGIQSLTKAEAAQRIQLDGVVAAYHNPHCARIQPAQLARGLADTVERLGVDIYERSPVTDIASGRATTSWGTVTAPVVLRATEGFTAGLPGLKRRWLPMNSSMIATDPIPEQVWATIGWQGRETLGDTAHGFFYAQRTVDDRIAIGGRSVPYRFGSRTDRDGRVPDRTIRSLTATLHAILPQVSGIPIAHGWCGVLAVPRDWEATVDFDRATGLGWAGGYVGHGVTATNLAARTLTDLIVGRTSPLTELPWVGHRSKNWEPEPLRWLGVRGMYLAYKAADWHEARGTARTSPIAVVADKIAGRPH; encoded by the coding sequence GTGCCGACTCAAGCGCCCCTGAACGGGTACGTGTCCCACTGGTTCGACGAACTGCCGATCACCCGCGCCCCGCTGCCCGGCAGCCGTGACGCCGACGTCTGCATCGTCGGCGCCGGATACACCGGTCTGTGGACCGCGTACTACCTCAAGCGCGCCGATCCGTCGCTGCGGATCGTGATCCTGGAGGCCCGGTTCGCGGGCTACGGCGCCTCCGGCCGCAACGGCGGCTGGTTGTCCGGCCTGGTTCCCGGTGACCGCGAGCGGATGGCGCAGCAGTACGGCCGCGACGGCGTGGTGGCCTGGCAGCGCGCCCTCAACGACGCGGTGGACGAGGTCATCGAGGTTGCCGGCCGCGAAGGCATCGAGGCCGGCATCGTCAAGGGCGGCACGCTGGAGGTCGCGCGCAACCCCGCGCAGGCAACCCGGTTGGCGGCGGCCATGGCAGCCGAGCAGCGCTGGCAGATCGACGGCATCCAGTCACTGACGAAAGCGGAAGCGGCGCAACGTATTCAACTCGACGGCGTGGTAGCGGCCTACCACAACCCACACTGCGCCCGGATCCAGCCGGCGCAGCTGGCCCGCGGTCTGGCCGACACCGTCGAAAGGCTCGGGGTCGACATCTACGAACGCTCACCGGTGACCGACATCGCCTCCGGCCGCGCGACGACCTCGTGGGGCACCGTCACCGCTCCCGTCGTGCTGCGCGCGACAGAGGGTTTCACCGCCGGGCTGCCCGGCCTCAAGCGCCGCTGGTTGCCGATGAACAGCTCGATGATCGCGACCGACCCCATCCCCGAGCAGGTGTGGGCCACCATCGGCTGGCAGGGCAGGGAGACCCTCGGCGACACCGCGCACGGCTTCTTCTACGCCCAGCGCACCGTCGACGACCGGATCGCGATCGGCGGACGAAGCGTGCCCTACCGGTTCGGATCGCGCACGGATCGTGACGGGCGGGTGCCCGACCGCACCATCCGAAGTCTGACCGCGACCCTGCACGCGATCCTGCCGCAGGTGTCCGGCATCCCGATCGCCCACGGATGGTGCGGGGTGCTCGCGGTCCCGCGGGACTGGGAGGCCACCGTCGACTTCGACCGCGCCACCGGCCTCGGCTGGGCCGGTGGCTACGTCGGGCACGGGGTAACCGCCACCAACCTCGCGGCCCGCACGCTCACCGACCTGATCGTGGGTCGCACGTCCCCGCTCACCGAGTTGCCCTGGGTCGGCCATCGGTCGAAGAACTGGGAGCCCGAACCGTTGCGCTGGCTCGGCGTGCGCGGCATGTACCTGGCGTACAAGGCCGCGGACTGGCACGAGGCGCGGGGCACGGCGCGCACGTCTCCGATCGCCGTGGTCGCGGACAAGATCGCGGGCCGCCCGCATTAG